The nucleotide sequence GACAAATCGACATTTGATGTTTTTAAGATTGAAAGCCAAGTAATGGTCATGGGAAACAACCAATTTGATGATTATTCAAACGCCTTGGAGAAATCATTTCAAGTAACGAAGATTTTTCTGGCAATAACTTTTGTTGTATATATTCTAATGTTACTATTTACCTGATTTTAAATTAGTTTTTGAATTGCGATGGATGAGGAGAGATTTGAACTCTCGACCACCTGTGTGTGAGACAGGTATCCTAACCAGACTAGACCACCCATCCAATAATGAATACTCTTCTAGAGATAAAATATGAGGATTAATTAACTTTTGGCTACATAGTCATCATTAAAATTAGTGGATAGTAGGATTGTGATACTCAAAATGATTAGGTCCCCTCACCATATTCACTGAGATATTTATTTTGGACCTCAGACAATTTATCAATGTTAATTCCCATTGCCTCTAACTTTAGGCCAGCAATTAGCAGATCTTGGGCCCTATCAATATCGTAAATTTTATTTTCCAATTTACCCTTGTTATTAACAAGGTTAAGCACTGATAAGAACTGGTTGGCAAAACTCATATCCATAACTTCGGATGGATGACCTTCTGCAGCTACTAGGTTTACCAATCTTCCCTCTCCAATTACATTGATCTTTGTATCATTTATCAAAACAAATTGTTCCACATTTTCATTTACATGTTTTGAACTCTTTGCCAACCCTTTGATCTCTTCAATGGAAATTTCTACATTAAAATGGCCTGCGTTAGCAAGGATCACACCATTCTTCATTTTTTCGATATGGGAACCAACTATAACATCCTTGCAACCTGTCGATGTAATAAATAAATCGCCAAGTGACGATGCTTCATCCATTGGAGCAACTATGAATCCATCCATCTTTGCTTTTAGGGCATTTATAGGATCGATTTCAGTAACAATTACCGATGCGCCGAATCCTCTAGCCCTGCTTGCGATTCCCTTTCCAACATGACCGTATCCAGCAACGACAACTGATTTACCAGCAATTAAAACATTAGTTGCCCGAATTATACCGTCTAAAGCAGATTGGCCTGTACCATAAACGTTATCAAAGTCATGTTTGGTTTCAGCATCATTAACAGCTACTATAGGATAACTAAGTTTTGATGTTTTTTCAAGAGCTTTCAATCTTAAAACTCCTGTTGTAGTTTCCTCTGTCCCCCCAATGATATTCTTTCCGTATTCTTTGAATGCTTTATGAAATTCAATTGTCAGGTCAGCCCCATCATCAATTGTAATATCCGGATTGAACTTTAGGACTGAGTATATATCTTCATAATATTCGCTAGTAGAAACTCCCCTGCTTGCGAAAATTGACAACTCTTCGTCATTTACAAGTGAGGCAGCAATATCGTCATTAGTGCTTAATGGATTACATCCTGACCATGCTATTTTGGCCCCAGCTGCTGCTAGTGTTTTAGTTAAAACGGCTGTTTCTTTAGTTACGTGTAAACAGCCACCAACCACAAGATCCTTCAACGGTTTTGTTTCTTCATATTTATTCTTTAAAGATAGTAATACAGGCATATTCGCTTCAGCCCATTCAATTTTTTTCTTTCCTTTATCTGCCAAGGAAATATCCTTAATTCTATATTCCATAGGTAAAAAAATATAGAAACCTTATATTACTTTAACACAATAATTGAGGCTCAAAAAATCATTTTTTGATAATGAAACGCTCAGGGTAGCTAGTTCCTTGATTGGAAAGGTTCTAGTCAAGTACACAAATTATATGGGTAACTTTTTCAAAACCAGTGGAATAATTACAGAAACGGAGGCATATGGGTACACTGATGACCCTGCAAGCCATGCTTTTAAAAGACTGACTCTTAGAAATGCCTCAATGTTTGGAGAAGTAGGCCGACTTTATATTTACTTCATTTATGGGAATCATCATTGTCTCAACATCGTCGCAAGGAATCACGAGCAATTGGCAGGAGCGGTCCTGATTCGGTCCATAGAGCCTATAGAAGGAATTAGTTTAATGAAGTTGTTTCGGAAGACAGAAAATATATATAATTTGACTACGGGACCAGGAAAATTGACTCAGGCATTTAAGATCACCATCAAACACAACAATCTAGATGTAACCGATCAGTTGATAAATAATCATTTTTATGTCGAGGAAAATGTGAGTATTTCTCAAATTCACCAATTCAAAGTCGCTCAAACTATTCGGATTGGCATTTCAACGGGTATTGAAAAAAAATGGAGATTCATTATGTTAAGGCAAGATGGAAATAGTTTACAATATCAACCAAGCAAGTTTCTGTCCAGAAGAAGCTAAAATATAATTACTAAACAGATTAAATCCATAGACTACATTCAATATATAGCTAATTGGAAATTATTTTAAAATGCCTCTTAAAGATTTCTTAGTACCTGAAGAACAAGTGAAATTTATTTGTCGAAGGGACATTGAATACGCCAACAAAAAGTATGACTTGTTCATCACAAACAAGAGGATTCTACTATACAGGGAAAGTGGATTCATCAATAAATCAGAGGATGTTATTTGCGAAAAAATTGAGAGATTGCAAGGATTAGAATACAAAGAAAAAGGAGGGTTATTAAATCTAGCAAAAATATCGATTAATGGGGGAATTAAGATAGACATCAAGGGCCCTTCAAAAGAAGTAAGAAACATGTTCAAGATTCTTGAATGTCTAATTAATTCAAAATAACAATATTCAATATGAATTAAGACAAAACTGTGCTTATAATAGTCCTCAATTCATCTAGCTTATCATCTTTGTTATCATCTTTGTTATCATCTTTGTTATCATCTTTGTTATCATCTTTGTTATCATCTTTGTTATCATCTTTGTTATCAGCCATCGCATCTGAATTTACATTAAGAAGTTTACTCAGATTAGATTGAACTAAGTCAGAAAGGTTTCGATCATCGCTGTTTTCCGCAGTAGCTTCATGACTCATCTGTTCTGAATCAACATCCTCATCTGCTGGAGTTGGTTTGGTACTTATTTTCTTGAATGGGCTGGCAAGAGTGGTGGAAGTGGAAGTGGAAGTAGATTGAGTTTTCTCCGAATCAACATCCTCATCTGCTGGAGTTGGTTTGGTACTTATTTTCTTGAATGGGCTGGCAAGAGTGGTGGAAGTGGAAGTGGAAGTAGATTGAGTTTTCTCCGAATCAACATCCTCATCTGCTGGAGTTGGTTTGGTACTTATTTTCTTGAATGGGCTGGCAAGAGTGGTGGAAGTGGAAGTGGAAGTAGATTGAGTTTTCTCCGAATCAACATCCTCATCTGCTGGAGTTGGTTTGGTACTTATTTTCTTGAATGGGCTGGCAAGAGTGGTGGAAGTAGATTCTGGGCCGGTACTAGTATCATTCTTGCAACAAATGGCTTTTGAGGGAGTTATAATTTTTTTTTCATCTGTACTTATTTTCTTTAATGGGCTGGCAAGAGTGGTGGAAGTTGATTCTGGGCCGGTACTAGTATCATTCTTGCAACAAATGGCTTTTGAGGGAGTTATAATGTATGGTTTATCAGCTGCCCCAAAAGAAACAGAACTAAATAAGCCTGCCAAGAAAAGTGTTGGAATAATTAGAAAAAGAATACTATAACATTTAAGATAATGCATCATTATGAAAAACAATCTATAAAATATAGGGGTTTATAATAATTGCATAACAAGATGATTTTGTTATGATATAAAATAAAATTATAGTGTGATCTTGTAGCAGTAAAGGAAGAATAATAGCAGCAATACTAAAACACAATACAGATTGAAAATTTATAATGGATGATCAAATTTTCATTTAGAAGTCATCCAAACGACATGTAGTAATAAGTTTAGAGGATAGGAACGATAAGATTGGGATACCAAAACCTCAATATACGAACCAGGGTTCAATAATCCAATTATGGAGATTAACGGTCATATTATGTTGGAATTTCCTGATAGTTTATCGTTCGGTTTGCGTTAAGCAAAGATAAGGACTCCAACAACTCTTAGTATCCACTCCATATTCCTAGATGAAAGAATAATATTTGCGAAAGACTTCAAGAAGCGAATGTAACAAGATGATTGTTATCGAACAAATGAAGAAATTTTCGTTTTGATAGTGGAATCTTTTCTCTGGATTCTCCGCTTAGCTACGAGTACTAGTTCCATGATTTGCACTCCAAGGTTAAACTTTTATTATTTCTGAGGCACAGAAATT is from Candidatus Nitrosocosmicus arcticus and encodes:
- the ahcY gene encoding adenosylhomocysteinase; its protein translation is MEYRIKDISLADKGKKKIEWAEANMPVLLSLKNKYEETKPLKDLVVGGCLHVTKETAVLTKTLAAAGAKIAWSGCNPLSTNDDIAASLVNDEELSIFASRGVSTSEYYEDIYSVLKFNPDITIDDGADLTIEFHKAFKEYGKNIIGGTEETTTGVLRLKALEKTSKLSYPIVAVNDAETKHDFDNVYGTGQSALDGIIRATNVLIAGKSVVVAGYGHVGKGIASRARGFGASVIVTEIDPINALKAKMDGFIVAPMDEASSLGDLFITSTGCKDVIVGSHIEKMKNGVILANAGHFNVEISIEEIKGLAKSSKHVNENVEQFVLINDTKINVIGEGRLVNLVAAEGHPSEVMDMSFANQFLSVLNLVNNKGKLENKIYDIDRAQDLLIAGLKLEAMGINIDKLSEVQNKYLSEYGEGT
- a CDS encoding DNA-3-methyladenine glycosylase, which produces MRLKKSFFDNETLRVASSLIGKVLVKYTNYMGNFFKTSGIITETEAYGYTDDPASHAFKRLTLRNASMFGEVGRLYIYFIYGNHHCLNIVARNHEQLAGAVLIRSIEPIEGISLMKLFRKTENIYNLTTGPGKLTQAFKITIKHNNLDVTDQLINNHFYVEENVSISQIHQFKVAQTIRIGISTGIEKKWRFIMLRQDGNSLQYQPSKFLSRRS
- a CDS encoding PH domain-containing protein — encoded protein: MPLKDFLVPEEQVKFICRRDIEYANKKYDLFITNKRILLYRESGFINKSEDVICEKIERLQGLEYKEKGGLLNLAKISINGGIKIDIKGPSKEVRNMFKILECLINSK